A genomic stretch from Apteryx mantelli isolate bAptMan1 chromosome 28, bAptMan1.hap1, whole genome shotgun sequence includes:
- the ODAD4 gene encoding outer dynein arm-docking complex subunit 4 isoform X2: MGEAGAEVPTGTFPSFVAEGTLLVRRGEHGKALPCFTKALQLRPGDKHCLVARSKCYLKLGDTENSLKDAEASLQNDKTFSKGLYQKAETLYTMGDFEFALVFYHRGYRLRPELQKFRLGIQKSQEAIVNCIGSPSSVKLENKEDLCFLSRQAESKKAKQKLQIKLTKDQKRTSKQERVRNPQTERQLLGELYADKAYLEKLLKDEDLMKSSTKQGIKVKDLVLGGIAYLDTRAEFWQQQKPIYARVRERKLRQQRWIRDRKRKPAEVARYIVKSMEDIDMLLTGGSPEESCKKAEHVLKTIQGWSDDEVPNKNELIGNLHNCIGNAQIEMGQMDAALQSHKTDLEFARQNNLPDAISRALDNIGRVYARIGKFQQAIDTWEEKIPMAKSSLEKTWLFHEIGQCYLELNKAEEAQNYGEKSLQSADEEGDVEWQLNASVLVAQAQVKLKDYQAAIINFEKALEKAKLIHSDDAQQAIIIALDDVSKSFIKELKEGERETTADSPKVDERRLMYLPVPGFCSL, translated from the exons GCGCTGCAGCTACGACCAGGCGACAAGCACTGTCTGGTTGCCCGCTCAAAATGTTACCTTAAACTTGGAGACACAGAAAATTCCCTGAAAGACGCAGAAGCTTCTCTCCAAAATGACAAAACATTCTCCAAG GGACTTTATCAAAAAGCTGAGACCCTATATACCATGGGTGACTTTGaatttgcattggtgttttatcATCGAGGCTACAGACTACGTCCAGAACTACAGAAATTCAGACTGGGTATCCAGAAATCCCAGGAGGCAATTGTTAACTGCATCGGAA GTCCGTCCTCAGTTAAATTGGAGAATAAAGAGGACCTCTGCTTTTTAAGCAGGCAGGCAGAG agcaaaaaagcaaaacagaaactcCAAATCAAACTGACCAAGGATCAAAAGCGGACAAGCAAACAGGAGCGTGTGAGAAATCCGCAAACAGAGCGACAGCTTCTTGGAGAGCTTTACGCTGACAAGGCCTACCTAGAAAAGCTGCTCAAGGATGAAG ACTTGATGAAGAGCAGCACAAAGCAGGGAATCAAAGTAAAGGACCTGGTTTTGGGTGGCATTGCCTACCTGGACACACGCGCTGAattctggcagcagcagaagcCTATTTATGCGCGAGTGAGGGAGCGCAagctcaggcagcaaaggtgGATCCGAGACAGGAAACGAAAACCAGCTGAAGTTGCCAGATACATTGTGAAGAGTATGGAAGACATTGATATGT TGCTGACTGGCGGCTCCCCAGAAGAAAGCTGTAAGAAAGCTGAGCATGTGCTAAAGACAATACAAGGGTGGTCAGACGATGAAGTTCCCAACAAGAATGAACTGATTGGAAACCTCCACAACTGTATTGGGAATGCTCAGATAGAGATGGGCCAGATGGATGCAGCTCTGCAAAGCCACAAAACAGATCTGGAATTTGCCAGGCAGAA CAATCTGCCAGATGCCATATCCAGAGCCCTTGATAACATTGGCAGAGTTTATGCCAGAATCGGCAAATTCCAGCAAGCTATTGACAC TTGGGAGGAGAAGATTCCAATGGCAAaatccagcctggagaagacctGGTTGTTCCATGAAATTGGCCAGTGTTACCTTGAACTGAACAAAGCTGAAGAAGCCCAAAATTACGGAGAGAAGTCCCTGCAGTCAGCAGATGAGGAGGGAGATGTTGAGTGGCAACTCAATGCTAGTGTACTGGTGGCACAAGCACAAG TAAAATTAAAGGATTACCAGGCTGCAATCATCAACTTTGAAAAAGCACTTGAGAAGGCGAAGCTTATTCACAGTGATGATGCTCAACAGGCCATTATTATT GCCTTAGATGATGTGAGCAAAAGCTTCATCAAAGAgctgaaagaaggagaaagagaaacgaCAGCTGATTCTCCTAAAG TTGATGAACGCAGACTGATGTACCTGCCAGTACCTGGTTTCTGCTCACTTTAG
- the CNP gene encoding 2',3'-cyclic-nucleotide 3'-phosphodiesterase isoform X1: MNRGFSKKSHTFLPKIFRKMSTQSAKERPESLQYPFLDDDETISTVKESKTFFILRGLPGSGKSTLAQAIQDRYKDACKVISVDTYKIAPAIRSTVPEEYSKVDEDLVDYCKRDINVIVLDDTHHERERLDQLFDIADKYRYKVIFAEPKTQWRIDCMQLKEKNQWKLSVEELKKMKPSLEKEFLPMYFGWFLSKRSSEILRKAGQAFLDELGSLKAFKKESKYFASAVEDPKIKTDLTSYFVKRPPGVLHCTTKYTDFGKAPGAEEYAQQEAVKASYGKGFTLSVSALFVTTKTVGARVELSEQQLLLWPGDTDKITPADNFPKGSRAHITLGCASGVEAVQTGLDLLEFVKLEKAGNKGEDVGEIVGGKLQYFDNGMWMLVLSKKIDMKAIFSGYYGKGKLVPTQSTNKRGSAFSSCTII, from the exons ATG AACAGAGGCTTTTCGAAGAAGAGTCACACGTTCCTGcctaaaatatttagaaaaatgtcTACTCAGTCAGCAAAAGAAAGGCCTGAAAGCTTGCAATACCCATTCCTTGATGATGATGAAACCATCTCCACGGTCAAAGAATctaaaaccttttttattttaagaggcCTGCCTGGCAGTGGAAAGTCCACTCTTGCCCAGGCCATTCAAGATAGGTATAAAGATGCCTGCAAGGTGATTTCTGTTGATACCTATAAAATTGCACCTGCAATAAGAAGCACTGTTCCTGAAGAATATTCAAAAGTTGATGAGGATCTAGTTGACTATTGCAAACGAGACATCAACGTTATTGTTTTGGATGACACTCACCATGAAAGGGAACGACTGGATCAGCTGTTTGATATTGCTGACAAATACCGGTACAAAGTCATCTTTGCGGAGCCAAAAACACAGTGGAGAATAGATTGCATGCAACTTAAGGAAAAGAATCAATGGAAACTGTCAGTGGAAGAGCTGAAGAAGATGAAACCAAGCTTGGAGAAGGAATTCCTACCCATGTATTTTGGGTGGTTTTTGAGTAAAAGAAGTTCAGAGATCCTGAGGAAGGCTGGACAGGCCTTCTTAGATGAGCTTGGAAGTCTTAAAGCCTTCAAAAAGGAGAGTAAATACT TTGCTTCTGCTGTTGAAGAtcccaaaataaaaacagatctcACCAGCTACTTTGTGAAGAGGCCGCCCGGAGTCTTACACTGCACCACAAAATACACGGATTTTGGAAAAGCGCCTGGAGCTGAGGAATATGCCCAACAAGAA gctgtgaaggcctcctACGGCAAAGGCTTTACCTTGTCCGTTTCCGCTCTGTTCGTCACAACAAAAACTGTCGGGGCTCGCGTGGAATTGAgcgagcagcagctgctgctgtggccagGAGACACCGATAAGATAACGCCCGCAGACAACTTCCCGAAAGGCAGCCGGGCGCACATCACCCTCGGCTGCGCCAGCGGCGTAGAAGCAGTCCAGACCGGCCTCGATCTGCTGGAGTTCGTAAAACTGGAAAAGGCAGGGAACAAAGGTGAAGACGTGGGGGAGATCGTAGGAGGGAAACTGCAGTATTTTGATAATGGTATGTGGATGCTTGTGCTTTCTAAAAAGATTGATATGAAGGCAATATTCTCGGGCTACTACGGTAAAGGAAAacttgtgcctacgcagagcacCAACAAACGGGGCTCTGCTTTTAGTTCCTGCACCATCATCTAA
- the ODAD4 gene encoding outer dynein arm-docking complex subunit 4 isoform X3, which translates to MTKHSPRDFIKKLRPYIPWVTLNLHWCFIIEATDYVQNYRNSDWVSRNPRRQLLTASESKKAKQKLQIKLTKDQKRTSKQERVRNPQTERQLLGELYADKAYLEKLLKDEDLMKSSTKQGIKVKDLVLGGIAYLDTRAEFWQQQKPIYARVRERKLRQQRWIRDRKRKPAEVARYIVKSMEDIDMLLTGGSPEESCKKAEHVLKTIQGWSDDEVPNKNELIGNLHNCIGNAQIEMGQMDAALQSHKTDLEFARQNNLPDAISRALDNIGRVYARIGKFQQAIDTWEEKIPMAKSSLEKTWLFHEIGQCYLELNKAEEAQNYGEKSLQSADEEGDVEWQLNASVLVAQAQVKLKDYQAAIINFEKALEKAKLIHSDDAQQAIIIALDDVSKSFIKELKEGERETTADSPKDDDCSSECIEDNSKKNAEREESEESEQSIENQRNEKQEEDADNNKEEHGNDKEGDEQENEESKSSEGKKEETSMGEREDDEEQRGSASE; encoded by the exons ATGACAAAACATTCTCCAAG GGACTTTATCAAAAAGCTGAGACCCTATATACCATGGGTGACTTTGaatttgcattggtgttttatcATCGAGGCTACAGACTACGTCCAGAACTACAGAAATTCAGACTGGGTATCCAGAAATCCCAGGAGGCAATTGTTAACTGCATCGGAA agcaaaaaagcaaaacagaaactcCAAATCAAACTGACCAAGGATCAAAAGCGGACAAGCAAACAGGAGCGTGTGAGAAATCCGCAAACAGAGCGACAGCTTCTTGGAGAGCTTTACGCTGACAAGGCCTACCTAGAAAAGCTGCTCAAGGATGAAG ACTTGATGAAGAGCAGCACAAAGCAGGGAATCAAAGTAAAGGACCTGGTTTTGGGTGGCATTGCCTACCTGGACACACGCGCTGAattctggcagcagcagaagcCTATTTATGCGCGAGTGAGGGAGCGCAagctcaggcagcaaaggtgGATCCGAGACAGGAAACGAAAACCAGCTGAAGTTGCCAGATACATTGTGAAGAGTATGGAAGACATTGATATGT TGCTGACTGGCGGCTCCCCAGAAGAAAGCTGTAAGAAAGCTGAGCATGTGCTAAAGACAATACAAGGGTGGTCAGACGATGAAGTTCCCAACAAGAATGAACTGATTGGAAACCTCCACAACTGTATTGGGAATGCTCAGATAGAGATGGGCCAGATGGATGCAGCTCTGCAAAGCCACAAAACAGATCTGGAATTTGCCAGGCAGAA CAATCTGCCAGATGCCATATCCAGAGCCCTTGATAACATTGGCAGAGTTTATGCCAGAATCGGCAAATTCCAGCAAGCTATTGACAC TTGGGAGGAGAAGATTCCAATGGCAAaatccagcctggagaagacctGGTTGTTCCATGAAATTGGCCAGTGTTACCTTGAACTGAACAAAGCTGAAGAAGCCCAAAATTACGGAGAGAAGTCCCTGCAGTCAGCAGATGAGGAGGGAGATGTTGAGTGGCAACTCAATGCTAGTGTACTGGTGGCACAAGCACAAG TAAAATTAAAGGATTACCAGGCTGCAATCATCAACTTTGAAAAAGCACTTGAGAAGGCGAAGCTTATTCACAGTGATGATGCTCAACAGGCCATTATTATT GCCTTAGATGATGTGAGCAAAAGCTTCATCAAAGAgctgaaagaaggagaaagagaaacgaCAGCTGATTCTCCTAAAG ATGATGATTGCAGCAGTGAATGCATAGAAGACAATTCCAAGAAGAAcgcagagagagaggaaagtgaGGAAAGCGAACAAAGCATAGAGAATCAGAGAAACGAAAAGCAAGAGGAAGATGCCGACAACAATAAAGAGGAGCACGGAAACGATAAAGAGGGAGACGAACAAGAAAACGAGGAGAGCAAGAGCAgcgaaggaaaaaaagaagagacgaGTATGGGGGAAAGAGAAGATGATGAAGAGCAGCGTGGCTCTGCATCCGAGTAG
- the CNP gene encoding 2',3'-cyclic-nucleotide 3'-phosphodiesterase isoform X2, with translation MSTQSAKERPESLQYPFLDDDETISTVKESKTFFILRGLPGSGKSTLAQAIQDRYKDACKVISVDTYKIAPAIRSTVPEEYSKVDEDLVDYCKRDINVIVLDDTHHERERLDQLFDIADKYRYKVIFAEPKTQWRIDCMQLKEKNQWKLSVEELKKMKPSLEKEFLPMYFGWFLSKRSSEILRKAGQAFLDELGSLKAFKKESKYFASAVEDPKIKTDLTSYFVKRPPGVLHCTTKYTDFGKAPGAEEYAQQEAVKASYGKGFTLSVSALFVTTKTVGARVELSEQQLLLWPGDTDKITPADNFPKGSRAHITLGCASGVEAVQTGLDLLEFVKLEKAGNKGEDVGEIVGGKLQYFDNGMWMLVLSKKIDMKAIFSGYYGKGKLVPTQSTNKRGSAFSSCTII, from the exons atgtcTACTCAGTCAGCAAAAGAAAGGCCTGAAAGCTTGCAATACCCATTCCTTGATGATGATGAAACCATCTCCACGGTCAAAGAATctaaaaccttttttattttaagaggcCTGCCTGGCAGTGGAAAGTCCACTCTTGCCCAGGCCATTCAAGATAGGTATAAAGATGCCTGCAAGGTGATTTCTGTTGATACCTATAAAATTGCACCTGCAATAAGAAGCACTGTTCCTGAAGAATATTCAAAAGTTGATGAGGATCTAGTTGACTATTGCAAACGAGACATCAACGTTATTGTTTTGGATGACACTCACCATGAAAGGGAACGACTGGATCAGCTGTTTGATATTGCTGACAAATACCGGTACAAAGTCATCTTTGCGGAGCCAAAAACACAGTGGAGAATAGATTGCATGCAACTTAAGGAAAAGAATCAATGGAAACTGTCAGTGGAAGAGCTGAAGAAGATGAAACCAAGCTTGGAGAAGGAATTCCTACCCATGTATTTTGGGTGGTTTTTGAGTAAAAGAAGTTCAGAGATCCTGAGGAAGGCTGGACAGGCCTTCTTAGATGAGCTTGGAAGTCTTAAAGCCTTCAAAAAGGAGAGTAAATACT TTGCTTCTGCTGTTGAAGAtcccaaaataaaaacagatctcACCAGCTACTTTGTGAAGAGGCCGCCCGGAGTCTTACACTGCACCACAAAATACACGGATTTTGGAAAAGCGCCTGGAGCTGAGGAATATGCCCAACAAGAA gctgtgaaggcctcctACGGCAAAGGCTTTACCTTGTCCGTTTCCGCTCTGTTCGTCACAACAAAAACTGTCGGGGCTCGCGTGGAATTGAgcgagcagcagctgctgctgtggccagGAGACACCGATAAGATAACGCCCGCAGACAACTTCCCGAAAGGCAGCCGGGCGCACATCACCCTCGGCTGCGCCAGCGGCGTAGAAGCAGTCCAGACCGGCCTCGATCTGCTGGAGTTCGTAAAACTGGAAAAGGCAGGGAACAAAGGTGAAGACGTGGGGGAGATCGTAGGAGGGAAACTGCAGTATTTTGATAATGGTATGTGGATGCTTGTGCTTTCTAAAAAGATTGATATGAAGGCAATATTCTCGGGCTACTACGGTAAAGGAAAacttgtgcctacgcagagcacCAACAAACGGGGCTCTGCTTTTAGTTCCTGCACCATCATCTAA
- the ODAD4 gene encoding outer dynein arm-docking complex subunit 4 isoform X1 — MGEAGAEVPTGTFPSFVAEGTLLVRRGEHGKALPCFTKALQLRPGDKHCLVARSKCYLKLGDTENSLKDAEASLQNDKTFSKGLYQKAETLYTMGDFEFALVFYHRGYRLRPELQKFRLGIQKSQEAIVNCIGSPSSVKLENKEDLCFLSRQAESKKAKQKLQIKLTKDQKRTSKQERVRNPQTERQLLGELYADKAYLEKLLKDEDLMKSSTKQGIKVKDLVLGGIAYLDTRAEFWQQQKPIYARVRERKLRQQRWIRDRKRKPAEVARYIVKSMEDIDMLLTGGSPEESCKKAEHVLKTIQGWSDDEVPNKNELIGNLHNCIGNAQIEMGQMDAALQSHKTDLEFARQNNLPDAISRALDNIGRVYARIGKFQQAIDTWEEKIPMAKSSLEKTWLFHEIGQCYLELNKAEEAQNYGEKSLQSADEEGDVEWQLNASVLVAQAQVKLKDYQAAIINFEKALEKAKLIHSDDAQQAIIIALDDVSKSFIKELKEGERETTADSPKDDDCSSECIEDNSKKNAEREESEESEQSIENQRNEKQEEDADNNKEEHGNDKEGDEQENEESKSSEGKKEETSMGEREDDEEQRGSASE, encoded by the exons GCGCTGCAGCTACGACCAGGCGACAAGCACTGTCTGGTTGCCCGCTCAAAATGTTACCTTAAACTTGGAGACACAGAAAATTCCCTGAAAGACGCAGAAGCTTCTCTCCAAAATGACAAAACATTCTCCAAG GGACTTTATCAAAAAGCTGAGACCCTATATACCATGGGTGACTTTGaatttgcattggtgttttatcATCGAGGCTACAGACTACGTCCAGAACTACAGAAATTCAGACTGGGTATCCAGAAATCCCAGGAGGCAATTGTTAACTGCATCGGAA GTCCGTCCTCAGTTAAATTGGAGAATAAAGAGGACCTCTGCTTTTTAAGCAGGCAGGCAGAG agcaaaaaagcaaaacagaaactcCAAATCAAACTGACCAAGGATCAAAAGCGGACAAGCAAACAGGAGCGTGTGAGAAATCCGCAAACAGAGCGACAGCTTCTTGGAGAGCTTTACGCTGACAAGGCCTACCTAGAAAAGCTGCTCAAGGATGAAG ACTTGATGAAGAGCAGCACAAAGCAGGGAATCAAAGTAAAGGACCTGGTTTTGGGTGGCATTGCCTACCTGGACACACGCGCTGAattctggcagcagcagaagcCTATTTATGCGCGAGTGAGGGAGCGCAagctcaggcagcaaaggtgGATCCGAGACAGGAAACGAAAACCAGCTGAAGTTGCCAGATACATTGTGAAGAGTATGGAAGACATTGATATGT TGCTGACTGGCGGCTCCCCAGAAGAAAGCTGTAAGAAAGCTGAGCATGTGCTAAAGACAATACAAGGGTGGTCAGACGATGAAGTTCCCAACAAGAATGAACTGATTGGAAACCTCCACAACTGTATTGGGAATGCTCAGATAGAGATGGGCCAGATGGATGCAGCTCTGCAAAGCCACAAAACAGATCTGGAATTTGCCAGGCAGAA CAATCTGCCAGATGCCATATCCAGAGCCCTTGATAACATTGGCAGAGTTTATGCCAGAATCGGCAAATTCCAGCAAGCTATTGACAC TTGGGAGGAGAAGATTCCAATGGCAAaatccagcctggagaagacctGGTTGTTCCATGAAATTGGCCAGTGTTACCTTGAACTGAACAAAGCTGAAGAAGCCCAAAATTACGGAGAGAAGTCCCTGCAGTCAGCAGATGAGGAGGGAGATGTTGAGTGGCAACTCAATGCTAGTGTACTGGTGGCACAAGCACAAG TAAAATTAAAGGATTACCAGGCTGCAATCATCAACTTTGAAAAAGCACTTGAGAAGGCGAAGCTTATTCACAGTGATGATGCTCAACAGGCCATTATTATT GCCTTAGATGATGTGAGCAAAAGCTTCATCAAAGAgctgaaagaaggagaaagagaaacgaCAGCTGATTCTCCTAAAG ATGATGATTGCAGCAGTGAATGCATAGAAGACAATTCCAAGAAGAAcgcagagagagaggaaagtgaGGAAAGCGAACAAAGCATAGAGAATCAGAGAAACGAAAAGCAAGAGGAAGATGCCGACAACAATAAAGAGGAGCACGGAAACGATAAAGAGGGAGACGAACAAGAAAACGAGGAGAGCAAGAGCAgcgaaggaaaaaaagaagagacgaGTATGGGGGAAAGAGAAGATGATGAAGAGCAGCGTGGCTCTGCATCCGAGTAG
- the ODAD4 gene encoding outer dynein arm-docking complex subunit 4 isoform X4 has product MGEAGAEVPTGTFPSFVAEGTLLVRRGEHGKALPCFTKALQLRPGDKHCLVARSKCYLKLGDTENSLKDAEASLQNDKTFSKGLYQKAETLYTMGDFEFALVFYHRGYRLRPELQKFRLGIQKSQEAIVNCIGSPSSVKLENKEDLCFLSRQAESKKAKQKLQIKLTKDQKRTSKQERVRNPQTERQLLGELYADKAYLEKLLKDEDLMKSSTKQGIKVKDLVLGGIAYLDTRAEFWQQQKPIYARVRERKLRQQRWIRDRKRKPAEVARYIVKSMEDIDMLLTGGSPEESCKKAEHVLKTIQGWSDDEVPNKNELIGNLHNCIGNAQIEMGQMDAALQSHKTDLEFARQNNLPDAISRALDNIGRVYARIGKFQQAIDTWEEKIPMAKSSLEKTWLFHEIGQCYLELNKAEEAQNYGEKSLQSADEEGDVEWQLNASVLVAQAQVKLKDYQAAIINFEKALEKAKLIHSDDAQQAIIIMMIAAVNA; this is encoded by the exons GCGCTGCAGCTACGACCAGGCGACAAGCACTGTCTGGTTGCCCGCTCAAAATGTTACCTTAAACTTGGAGACACAGAAAATTCCCTGAAAGACGCAGAAGCTTCTCTCCAAAATGACAAAACATTCTCCAAG GGACTTTATCAAAAAGCTGAGACCCTATATACCATGGGTGACTTTGaatttgcattggtgttttatcATCGAGGCTACAGACTACGTCCAGAACTACAGAAATTCAGACTGGGTATCCAGAAATCCCAGGAGGCAATTGTTAACTGCATCGGAA GTCCGTCCTCAGTTAAATTGGAGAATAAAGAGGACCTCTGCTTTTTAAGCAGGCAGGCAGAG agcaaaaaagcaaaacagaaactcCAAATCAAACTGACCAAGGATCAAAAGCGGACAAGCAAACAGGAGCGTGTGAGAAATCCGCAAACAGAGCGACAGCTTCTTGGAGAGCTTTACGCTGACAAGGCCTACCTAGAAAAGCTGCTCAAGGATGAAG ACTTGATGAAGAGCAGCACAAAGCAGGGAATCAAAGTAAAGGACCTGGTTTTGGGTGGCATTGCCTACCTGGACACACGCGCTGAattctggcagcagcagaagcCTATTTATGCGCGAGTGAGGGAGCGCAagctcaggcagcaaaggtgGATCCGAGACAGGAAACGAAAACCAGCTGAAGTTGCCAGATACATTGTGAAGAGTATGGAAGACATTGATATGT TGCTGACTGGCGGCTCCCCAGAAGAAAGCTGTAAGAAAGCTGAGCATGTGCTAAAGACAATACAAGGGTGGTCAGACGATGAAGTTCCCAACAAGAATGAACTGATTGGAAACCTCCACAACTGTATTGGGAATGCTCAGATAGAGATGGGCCAGATGGATGCAGCTCTGCAAAGCCACAAAACAGATCTGGAATTTGCCAGGCAGAA CAATCTGCCAGATGCCATATCCAGAGCCCTTGATAACATTGGCAGAGTTTATGCCAGAATCGGCAAATTCCAGCAAGCTATTGACAC TTGGGAGGAGAAGATTCCAATGGCAAaatccagcctggagaagacctGGTTGTTCCATGAAATTGGCCAGTGTTACCTTGAACTGAACAAAGCTGAAGAAGCCCAAAATTACGGAGAGAAGTCCCTGCAGTCAGCAGATGAGGAGGGAGATGTTGAGTGGCAACTCAATGCTAGTGTACTGGTGGCACAAGCACAAG TAAAATTAAAGGATTACCAGGCTGCAATCATCAACTTTGAAAAAGCACTTGAGAAGGCGAAGCTTATTCACAGTGATGATGCTCAACAGGCCATTATTATT ATGATGATTGCAGCAGTGAATGCATAG